A single Bacillus mesophilus DNA region contains:
- the rpsR gene encoding 30S ribosomal protein S18 — translation MAGFRKGGRGGKRKKVCFFTSNGIETIDFKDVDLLKRFVSERGKILPRRVTGTSAKYQRKLTIAIKRARQMALLPYVSGE, via the coding sequence ATGGCTGGATTCCGTAAAGGTGGACGTGGAGGTAAGCGTAAAAAGGTGTGTTTCTTCACATCTAACGGTATCGAAACAATCGACTTCAAAGATGTTGATTTACTTAAGCGTTTTGTATCTGAGCGTGGTAAGATTTTACCTCGTCGTGTAACAGGTACAAGTGCAAAGTACCAACGTAAGTTAACTATTGCAATCAAGCGTGCTCGTCAGATGGCATTGCTACCATATGTATCTGGTGAATAA